Proteins found in one Pyxidicoccus trucidator genomic segment:
- a CDS encoding translocation/assembly module TamB domain-containing protein translates to MSSPSRNGPRRALLLVLLVLSGSILLLRMQASWDLACTLARRNLPDVLGLDVGIGRCELDPLGSRVVVHGFSLFLPGTDTPIVAADTAEVQLGFLRPLSGRLTLALVRATRPRVSLDLSQPSAEPGKKSEGCFLDPLERLRVARLDITGAELRLALPEGRRVEVGELDVRWAERWGVIELDVEARRGLVRLGPDVQDLTLGQLAVAGALDPDEALLELERAEVSLDDLTTTVSGRVESLCEPNLALDAQVFLPLRTLSQARLVPKPATGHLWARVSIAGRPASPAVSLELSGSGLGYDRFGPSNLTARLSYSGDEVRVEDLVVPVGAGKVRATARLGLTPNFPLEVSLSAQDASLGRILDRAGVKGSWVDFPATLDAQLSGNLLPRFSLAGPLDLRTGPFVLATRAFDAPEAEGLTILEFDKGRAQAQVKIQSDRVSFNHVTAESGRSRVHGDVGLLIEDGLGLDIHGHGDLDLADFRHIAGLQWAGRGSATYSLTGAASELKVEAGLSMRDFVFWNLSLGVLQGKLTYSDGVLAFPSFTGQKGRTQYYGKAGVSFGRLLGLRLEVNVPQGRTEDLVDVVAGLSPSLAVMQGTLGGTATGRVEVDSPVEKLEGLVAFDVKDTTYFGRRMGDGALRLRFVDGKAMVLERTVLKGPLGRTWAEGTFAFAGGLDYRFGGDGLSLGEAVGPELAERMGIEGAMVMDGTVSGTADVPVVDATLRAPRVTFAWRNLGAMDLTGRLVGKDFEVWGRPFQDANGRVSIKVRDNWPYEAQGSLALPEIRPLLPSDPLWAGVSGSLSGTLSAKGLMLEPAGSQVNATVDKLVLSRDDVHGENSGPIVLAYASSRLDVQPFRFVGPYVDLSLGGWMGPRGMAVTLRGGWDVRMLESLLPSMVERATGRVTVDAEATGTPEAPSIVGTAELLDLRLALRDWPVNVRNMSGRLEMTGNRVLLEHLQGQLNEGRVSARGDVRLERFLPQRLGLTVQLDEVPYRLTEDLPATFSGLLQVIGPPKGFTVTGGLDIVKMRYQKALDVESLLKSVQKRASTLTSAPAPSSSGEPPKPWVIWDVNVHFGDVRVDNNLAKARLLGDVRLTGTDVRPGLLGRVELAEGSQAFFRNNPFTISQGQLEFQDPTGIDPVFEVQAQTQVREYTVKLHAFGKPADPQVLLSSEPALVEGDIVSLLTLGFTSSDRDTAASASAGLAAEALFNVSGLDRQLQRFLPSNPVLRDLSLQIATTYNDATRQAEPTAQLESKFLSEQLKIGMTQPVSGRGTRARAEYRFDDRLSAQAQWDNENSEASFGNLGLELKLSWEVE, encoded by the coding sequence TTGTCCTCCCCAAGCCGCAACGGCCCCCGCAGGGCGCTCCTGCTGGTGCTCCTCGTCCTGTCGGGGAGCATCCTGCTGTTGCGCATGCAGGCCTCGTGGGACCTCGCCTGCACGCTGGCGCGGCGCAACCTGCCCGACGTGCTGGGGCTGGACGTGGGCATCGGCCGCTGCGAGCTGGACCCGCTGGGCTCTCGCGTGGTGGTGCACGGCTTCTCGCTCTTCCTGCCGGGGACGGACACGCCCATCGTCGCGGCGGACACGGCGGAGGTGCAGCTGGGCTTCCTGCGGCCGCTCAGCGGGCGGCTGACGCTGGCGCTGGTGCGGGCCACGCGGCCGCGCGTGTCGCTGGACTTGTCGCAGCCGTCGGCGGAGCCCGGGAAGAAGTCGGAGGGCTGCTTCCTGGACCCGCTGGAGCGGCTGCGGGTGGCGCGGCTGGACATCACCGGCGCGGAGCTGCGGCTGGCGCTGCCGGAGGGCCGGCGCGTGGAGGTGGGCGAGCTGGACGTGCGCTGGGCGGAGCGCTGGGGCGTCATCGAGCTGGACGTGGAGGCGCGGCGCGGGCTGGTGCGGCTGGGGCCGGACGTGCAGGACCTGACGCTGGGGCAGCTGGCGGTGGCGGGCGCGTTGGACCCGGACGAGGCCCTGCTGGAGCTGGAGCGCGCGGAGGTGTCGCTGGACGACCTCACCACCACGGTGTCCGGCCGCGTGGAGTCGCTGTGTGAGCCGAACCTCGCGCTGGACGCGCAGGTGTTCCTCCCGCTGCGCACGCTGTCGCAGGCGCGCCTGGTGCCGAAGCCGGCCACGGGCCACCTCTGGGCCCGCGTGTCCATCGCCGGCAGGCCCGCGTCGCCCGCGGTGTCGCTGGAGCTGTCCGGCAGCGGGCTGGGCTATGACCGCTTCGGCCCCTCCAACCTCACCGCGCGCCTGTCGTACTCGGGGGACGAGGTGCGGGTGGAGGACCTGGTGGTGCCGGTGGGCGCGGGGAAGGTGCGCGCCACGGCCCGGCTGGGGCTGACGCCGAACTTCCCGCTGGAGGTGTCGCTGTCGGCGCAGGACGCGTCGCTGGGCCGCATCCTGGACCGCGCGGGCGTGAAGGGCTCGTGGGTGGACTTCCCGGCCACGCTGGACGCGCAGCTCTCCGGCAACCTTCTGCCGCGCTTCTCGCTGGCCGGCCCGCTGGATTTGCGCACGGGTCCCTTCGTGCTGGCGACGCGCGCCTTCGACGCGCCGGAGGCCGAGGGGCTCACCATCCTCGAGTTCGACAAGGGCCGCGCCCAGGCGCAGGTGAAGATTCAGTCGGACCGCGTGTCCTTCAACCACGTCACCGCGGAGTCGGGCCGCTCGCGCGTGCATGGGGACGTGGGGCTGCTCATCGAAGACGGGCTGGGGCTGGACATCCACGGCCACGGCGACCTGGACCTCGCGGACTTCCGCCACATCGCCGGCCTGCAGTGGGCGGGGCGGGGGAGCGCGACGTACTCGCTGACGGGCGCTGCCTCGGAGCTGAAGGTGGAGGCGGGCCTGTCCATGCGCGACTTCGTCTTCTGGAACCTCTCGCTGGGCGTCCTGCAGGGGAAGCTGACCTACTCGGACGGGGTGCTGGCCTTCCCCTCCTTCACCGGCCAGAAGGGACGCACGCAGTACTACGGCAAGGCGGGCGTGTCCTTCGGGCGGCTGCTCGGGCTTCGCCTGGAGGTGAATGTCCCGCAGGGGCGCACCGAGGACCTGGTGGACGTGGTGGCGGGCCTGAGCCCCTCGCTGGCGGTGATGCAGGGGACGCTGGGCGGCACGGCCACGGGGCGCGTGGAGGTGGACAGCCCGGTGGAGAAGCTGGAGGGCCTGGTCGCCTTCGACGTGAAGGACACCACGTACTTCGGCCGCCGCATGGGCGACGGCGCCCTGCGCCTGCGCTTCGTGGACGGCAAGGCGATGGTGCTGGAGCGCACCGTGCTGAAGGGGCCGCTGGGTCGCACGTGGGCGGAGGGCACCTTCGCCTTCGCGGGCGGGCTGGACTACCGCTTCGGCGGGGACGGCCTGTCGCTGGGCGAGGCCGTGGGGCCGGAGCTCGCGGAGCGCATGGGCATCGAAGGCGCCATGGTCATGGACGGCACGGTGTCCGGCACCGCCGACGTGCCGGTGGTGGACGCCACGCTGCGCGCGCCGCGCGTCACCTTCGCCTGGCGCAACCTGGGCGCCATGGACCTCACCGGGCGTCTGGTGGGCAAGGACTTCGAGGTGTGGGGCCGGCCCTTCCAGGACGCCAACGGCCGGGTGAGCATCAAGGTGCGGGACAACTGGCCCTACGAGGCGCAGGGCTCGCTGGCGCTGCCGGAAATCCGCCCGCTGCTGCCGTCGGACCCGCTGTGGGCGGGTGTCTCCGGCTCGCTCTCCGGCACGCTGAGCGCGAAGGGGCTGATGCTGGAGCCCGCCGGCTCGCAGGTGAACGCCACGGTGGACAAGCTGGTGCTGTCGCGCGACGACGTGCACGGGGAGAACTCGGGCCCCATCGTCCTCGCCTATGCGAGCAGTCGCCTGGACGTGCAGCCCTTCCGCTTCGTGGGGCCGTACGTGGACCTGTCGCTGGGCGGGTGGATGGGGCCTCGCGGCATGGCCGTCACGCTGCGCGGCGGCTGGGACGTGCGGATGCTGGAGTCGCTGCTGCCCTCCATGGTGGAGCGCGCCACGGGTCGCGTCACCGTGGACGCGGAGGCCACCGGCACGCCGGAGGCGCCCTCCATCGTCGGCACCGCGGAGCTGCTGGACTTGCGGCTGGCGCTGCGCGACTGGCCCGTCAACGTGCGCAACATGTCCGGGCGCCTGGAGATGACGGGCAACCGGGTGCTGCTGGAGCACCTGCAGGGGCAGCTCAACGAGGGGCGCGTGTCCGCGCGCGGGGACGTGCGGCTGGAGCGCTTCCTGCCGCAGCGGCTGGGCCTCACGGTGCAGCTGGACGAGGTGCCCTACCGCCTCACCGAGGACTTGCCGGCCACCTTCTCCGGGCTGCTCCAGGTGATTGGCCCGCCCAAGGGCTTCACCGTCACGGGCGGGCTGGACATCGTGAAGATGCGCTACCAGAAGGCGCTGGACGTGGAGTCGCTGCTCAAGTCCGTCCAGAAGCGCGCCAGCACGCTGACGTCCGCGCCCGCCCCCTCGTCGTCGGGCGAGCCGCCGAAGCCATGGGTCATCTGGGACGTGAATGTGCACTTCGGCGACGTCCGGGTGGACAACAACCTGGCCAAGGCCCGCCTGCTGGGCGACGTGCGGCTGACGGGCACGGACGTGCGGCCCGGCCTGCTGGGGCGGGTGGAGCTGGCGGAGGGCAGCCAGGCCTTCTTCCGCAACAACCCCTTCACCATCAGCCAGGGGCAGCTGGAGTTCCAGGACCCCACCGGCATCGACCCCGTCTTCGAGGTCCAGGCTCAGACGCAGGTGCGCGAATACACGGTGAAGCTGCACGCCTTCGGCAAGCCGGCGGACCCGCAGGTCCTGCTCTCCTCGGAGCCGGCGCTGGTGGAGGGGGACATCGTCTCCCTGCTCACCCTGGGCTTCACCTCGTCGGACCGGGACACGGCGGCCTCGGCGAGCGCCGGCCTGGCAGCCGAGGCCCTCTTCAACGTGTCGGGGCTGGACCGGCAGCTCCAGCGCTTCCTCCCCAGCAACCCGGTGCTGCGGGATTTGTCCCTGCAAATCGCCACCACCTACAACGACGCCACGCGGCAGGCGGAGCCGACCGCACAACTGGAGTCGAAGTTCCTGAGCGAGCAGCTTAAAATCGGCATGACACAACCGGTGAGCGGACGCGGCACGCGGGCGCGCGCCGAGTACCGCTTCGACGACCGACTCTCCGCTCAGGCCCAGTGGGACAACGAGAACAGCGAAGCCTCGTTTGGCAACCTCGGGCTCGAGCTGAAGCTGAGCTGGGAGGTCGAATAG
- a CDS encoding POTRA domain-containing protein has translation MWALLLCVLVSGAAAAQPEGESWPEVVAVELHLPGGADAQGLAGLVAVRKGQALSPGAVRRSVERLWATGRFTDVVARTVEVRGGVQLVFQLTPVARLARLRFHGNSELSEGELIEASGLLEGGPLDAEELEGAVASVLQAYQRRGFDSAKVTVRQEPVTDGVAVSLTVEEGVPTRVRGVTFSGSPGFPLPRLLEVLEMRPGEVFDRARLDSGLERLRTLLREAGHWRAQVGTPAVLVEGSAASVSVPLSAGPRYSVRFHGNHRFPATLLERVLAHDVAESLDEVVAGRLARRVEAFYRYRGFHDVRVRPREVVRPDGERAALAFDVEEGHPLRVVEVRFHGNQGLSSEVLRGMLAERVRAGEPRPELDLRLLDDPLDVEGRHGPEVGELEPPPDPATVYVEDAWLEAVDAMNELYREQGYLSAGVSLRGLTVDLKGHTAVADFDVEEGPQARVTEVRFEGVPKDVTVLPVTLKVRRGRPLSFEEVEEARQLLEHALAQWGYLFGRATTEAGVGEDGKSATVVFRADAGPQVRVGKILVQGLTRTDLDLVLANLALEEGKPVALEQLTEGQRRLARLGVFRQVDVSLADPTRREETKDVLVTVQERPRLDGQVSGGYFLVDGPRITLDTAYRNLDGMGLSLLARGKVNYAGWSAEALSRDRRIACSQQGLDGGVAPGCDAELQGLSGLGGRGNLALAQPRLFFLLPLEVGARLDLIGERVHRPSYVSTRFAAAAALDWAAASWLSLSLSYEVENNRLRSRAGVLELLNRADQERLRYPFGDFTLHSLRPSATLDFRDDPTNPRKGVVFISSAEFTRGLSVRPTDVAGNRVAGYPIDGVKLASNLSGYIPLGRRASMALSARAGTIIPLEDDAQAIGSKLFYLGGSSSLRGFREDGVLPEDVRGALQQRLRDCRALITPTGCSAELKAVLAGQVPASQGGELFTLGKAELRLPALTSLDLGLFFEAGNLWLDRTNFDPGRLRYAAGAGLRYVTPVGPLAFDVGFNLDPDETVNEASTQFHFSIGTF, from the coding sequence GTGTGGGCGCTGCTGCTGTGCGTCCTCGTGTCGGGCGCGGCGGCGGCGCAGCCCGAGGGTGAGTCCTGGCCGGAGGTGGTGGCCGTGGAGCTGCACCTGCCGGGCGGCGCGGACGCGCAGGGGCTGGCCGGGCTGGTGGCGGTGCGCAAGGGACAGGCCCTGTCGCCGGGCGCGGTGCGGCGCTCGGTGGAGCGGCTGTGGGCCACGGGGCGCTTCACGGACGTGGTGGCGCGCACGGTGGAGGTGCGCGGCGGCGTCCAGCTCGTGTTCCAGCTCACGCCGGTGGCCCGGCTGGCGCGGCTGCGCTTCCATGGGAACTCCGAGCTGTCCGAGGGCGAGCTCATCGAGGCGAGCGGCCTGCTCGAGGGTGGGCCGCTGGACGCGGAGGAGCTGGAGGGGGCGGTGGCCTCCGTCCTCCAGGCGTACCAGCGCCGGGGCTTTGACTCGGCGAAGGTGACGGTGCGGCAGGAGCCGGTGACGGACGGGGTGGCGGTGTCGCTCACCGTGGAGGAGGGCGTGCCCACGCGGGTGCGGGGCGTGACGTTCTCCGGCAGCCCGGGCTTCCCGCTGCCGCGCCTGCTGGAGGTGCTGGAGATGCGGCCGGGCGAGGTGTTCGACCGGGCGCGCCTGGACTCGGGGCTGGAGCGGCTGCGCACGCTGCTGCGCGAGGCGGGCCACTGGCGCGCGCAGGTGGGGACGCCGGCGGTGCTGGTGGAGGGGAGCGCGGCCTCGGTGTCGGTGCCGCTGTCGGCGGGGCCCCGGTACTCGGTGCGCTTCCATGGCAACCACCGCTTCCCGGCGACGCTGCTGGAGCGGGTGCTGGCGCACGACGTGGCGGAGTCGCTGGACGAGGTGGTGGCGGGGCGGCTGGCGCGGCGGGTGGAGGCCTTCTACCGCTACCGTGGCTTCCACGACGTGCGCGTGCGGCCCCGCGAGGTGGTGCGGCCGGACGGAGAGCGGGCTGCGCTGGCCTTCGACGTGGAGGAGGGGCACCCGCTGCGCGTGGTGGAGGTGCGCTTCCATGGCAACCAGGGGCTGTCCTCGGAGGTGCTGCGCGGGATGCTGGCGGAGCGGGTGCGCGCGGGCGAGCCCCGGCCGGAGCTGGACCTGCGCCTGCTGGACGACCCGCTGGACGTCGAGGGACGCCACGGCCCGGAGGTGGGCGAGCTGGAGCCTCCGCCGGACCCGGCCACGGTGTACGTGGAGGACGCGTGGCTTGAAGCCGTGGACGCGATGAACGAGCTGTACCGCGAGCAGGGCTACCTCTCGGCGGGTGTGTCGTTGCGCGGGCTGACGGTGGACCTGAAGGGCCACACGGCGGTGGCGGACTTCGACGTGGAGGAGGGGCCGCAGGCGCGCGTGACGGAGGTGCGCTTCGAGGGCGTGCCGAAGGACGTGACGGTGCTGCCGGTGACGCTGAAGGTGCGCCGGGGCAGGCCACTGAGCTTCGAGGAGGTGGAGGAGGCGCGGCAGTTGCTGGAGCACGCGCTGGCGCAGTGGGGCTACCTCTTCGGCCGGGCCACGACGGAGGCGGGCGTGGGCGAGGACGGGAAGTCGGCGACGGTGGTGTTCCGCGCGGACGCGGGCCCGCAGGTGCGGGTGGGGAAGATTCTGGTGCAGGGGCTGACGCGGACGGACCTGGACCTGGTGCTGGCCAACCTGGCGCTGGAGGAGGGCAAGCCCGTTGCGCTGGAGCAGCTGACGGAGGGCCAGCGGCGGCTGGCGCGGCTGGGAGTGTTCCGGCAGGTGGACGTGTCGCTGGCGGACCCCACGCGGCGCGAGGAAACGAAGGACGTGTTGGTGACGGTGCAGGAGCGGCCCCGGCTGGATGGCCAGGTGTCCGGCGGCTACTTCCTGGTGGACGGTCCGCGAATCACGCTGGACACGGCCTACCGCAACCTGGACGGCATGGGCCTGAGCCTGCTGGCGCGCGGGAAGGTGAACTACGCGGGCTGGAGCGCGGAGGCGCTGTCACGGGACAGGCGCATCGCCTGCTCGCAGCAGGGGCTGGATGGCGGTGTCGCCCCGGGCTGTGACGCGGAGCTGCAGGGGCTGAGTGGTCTGGGCGGGCGCGGCAACCTGGCGCTGGCGCAGCCCCGGCTGTTCTTCCTGCTGCCGCTGGAGGTGGGGGCCCGGTTGGACCTGATTGGCGAGCGCGTGCACCGGCCGTCGTATGTGTCCACGCGGTTCGCCGCGGCGGCGGCGCTGGACTGGGCGGCGGCGTCGTGGCTGAGCCTGTCGCTGTCGTACGAGGTGGAGAACAACCGGCTGCGCTCGCGCGCGGGCGTGCTGGAGCTGCTGAACCGGGCGGACCAGGAGCGGCTGCGCTACCCCTTCGGAGACTTCACGCTGCACTCGCTGCGGCCCTCGGCCACGCTGGACTTCCGGGACGACCCGACGAACCCGCGCAAGGGTGTGGTGTTCATCTCCAGCGCGGAGTTCACCCGGGGGTTGAGCGTGAGGCCCACGGACGTGGCGGGCAACCGCGTGGCGGGGTACCCGATTGACGGCGTGAAGCTGGCGAGCAACCTGAGCGGCTACATCCCCCTGGGCCGGCGGGCGAGCATGGCGCTGTCGGCGCGGGCGGGCACCATCATCCCGCTGGAGGACGACGCGCAGGCCATCGGCTCGAAGCTGTTCTACCTGGGTGGCTCGTCGAGCCTGCGGGGCTTCCGCGAGGACGGAGTGCTGCCGGAGGACGTGCGTGGGGCGCTGCAGCAGCGGCTGCGGGACTGCCGGGCGCTGATTACGCCGACGGGGTGCTCGGCGGAGCTGAAGGCGGTGCTGGCCGGGCAGGTGCCGGCGAGCCAGGGCGGTGAGTTGTTCACGCTGGGCAAGGCGGAGCTTCGGCTGCCCGCGCTGACGTCATTGGACCTGGGCCTGTTCTTCGAGGCGGGCAACCTGTGGTTGGACCGGACGAACTTCGACCCGGGGCGGCTGCGGTACGCGGCGGGAGCGGGGCTGCGGTATGTGACGCCGGTGGGCCCGCTGGCCTTCGACGTGGGCTTCAACCTGGACCCGGACGAGACGGTGAACGAGGCGTCCACGCAGTTCCACTTCAGCATCGGCACGTTCTGA
- a CDS encoding AAA family ATPase, whose amino-acid sequence MARTRKKQETGGLTGGMDTYVRSLTLLRDDVPDLSKYPFNITALRELETLDFHPQVTFFVGENGSGKSTLVEGIAVAAGFNAEGGSRNFNFATRRSESSLHKYLRLSRGTRRPRTGYFLRAESFFNVATETEKNSDALAAFGAVSPHEMSHGEAFLTLVRERFSGGGLYVLDEPEAALSPQRQLSLLRAMHDLTRDACQFIISTHSPLLLAYPDARIYQLSEQGVIAVNYEDTEHYSLTRDFLLNREAYLHRLFKD is encoded by the coding sequence ATGGCACGTACGCGCAAGAAGCAGGAAACCGGCGGCCTCACGGGCGGAATGGACACCTACGTGAGGTCCCTGACGCTCCTCCGTGACGACGTGCCGGACCTCTCGAAGTACCCCTTCAACATCACCGCCCTGCGCGAGTTGGAGACGCTGGACTTCCACCCCCAGGTCACCTTCTTCGTTGGCGAGAACGGGAGCGGCAAGTCCACGCTGGTGGAGGGCATCGCCGTGGCCGCCGGCTTCAACGCGGAGGGAGGCAGCCGCAACTTCAACTTCGCCACGCGGCGCTCCGAGTCCAGCCTTCACAAATACCTGCGCCTCTCTCGGGGAACCCGAAGGCCGAGGACGGGCTACTTCCTCCGCGCGGAGAGCTTCTTCAACGTCGCGACGGAGACAGAGAAGAACTCCGACGCCCTGGCCGCCTTCGGCGCCGTCAGCCCCCATGAGATGTCGCACGGGGAGGCCTTCCTCACGCTGGTCCGCGAGCGCTTCTCCGGAGGTGGGCTCTACGTGCTCGACGAGCCCGAGGCCGCCCTCTCCCCCCAGCGCCAGCTCAGCCTGCTCCGCGCGATGCACGACCTGACGCGCGACGCCTGTCAGTTCATCATCTCGACGCACTCACCGTTGCTGCTCGCCTACCCGGACGCTCGCATCTACCAGCTCTCCGAGCAGGGCGTCATCGCGGTGAACTACGAGGACACGGAGCACTACTCCCTCACGCGGGACTTCCTGCTGAACCGAGAGGCGTACCTCCACCGGCTCTTCAAGGACTGA
- a CDS encoding lysophospholipid acyltransferase family protein: protein MFYACVRAVVALFLRLFYRVKVNAPATEPEGPVLFVGNHPNGLIDPALVFVLTRRKVTFLAKAPLFKMPVIGWLLRGLDALPVYRKQDDPSKMGGNEGTLDAAKGALVAGRAITIFPEGKSHSEPGLAELKTGAARIALNAAKEGAPVRIVPVGLTYAEKHVFRSEVLIDVGPAIEVRPFLPADPAAEPDAARRLTERIAEGLRAVTLNLEQWADLPLVQLAEQLYAFKQGGTLDAERLRLWARGVQLFRAQEPERFEGVRAHLASFKHRMELVQAAGPKDLALVYRPGNVVPFVVKNVLSLVFGLPLFALGLALFWLPYQLPRVASRKAELDVQATVKFLTAFVVALVWWGALTVAAGWWAGVPWGVATFLLVPPLALFTLYFAERWETLRRDIGVFFTLGNRTRLKALLLADGERLASEVEHLADEYRPKLDGSTPPGPATVAP from the coding sequence GTGTTCTACGCGTGCGTACGTGCGGTGGTCGCGCTGTTCCTACGGCTCTTCTACCGGGTGAAGGTGAATGCCCCTGCCACCGAGCCGGAGGGCCCGGTGCTCTTCGTGGGCAATCATCCGAATGGGCTCATCGACCCGGCCCTGGTCTTCGTCCTCACCCGGCGCAAGGTGACGTTCCTCGCCAAGGCTCCGCTGTTCAAGATGCCCGTCATCGGCTGGTTGCTCCGCGGACTCGACGCGCTGCCCGTGTATCGCAAGCAGGATGACCCCTCGAAGATGGGAGGCAACGAGGGCACGCTGGACGCCGCCAAGGGTGCCCTCGTGGCTGGCCGCGCCATCACCATCTTTCCGGAAGGGAAGAGTCATTCGGAGCCCGGGCTCGCCGAGCTGAAGACCGGTGCCGCGCGCATCGCCCTCAACGCCGCGAAGGAAGGCGCGCCCGTGCGCATCGTCCCCGTGGGCCTCACCTACGCGGAGAAGCACGTGTTCCGCAGCGAGGTCCTCATCGATGTGGGCCCCGCCATTGAAGTACGGCCCTTCCTCCCCGCCGACCCCGCGGCCGAGCCCGACGCCGCGCGCCGCCTCACCGAGCGCATCGCCGAGGGCCTGCGCGCCGTCACGCTCAACCTGGAGCAGTGGGCGGACCTGCCGCTGGTGCAGCTCGCCGAGCAGCTCTACGCCTTCAAGCAGGGCGGCACGCTGGATGCGGAGCGGCTGCGGCTGTGGGCTCGCGGCGTACAACTCTTCCGCGCGCAGGAGCCGGAGCGCTTCGAGGGCGTCCGCGCGCACCTCGCCTCCTTCAAGCACCGCATGGAGCTGGTGCAGGCGGCGGGCCCGAAGGACCTCGCCCTGGTGTACCGCCCGGGCAACGTGGTGCCCTTCGTGGTGAAGAACGTGCTCTCGCTGGTCTTCGGGCTGCCGCTGTTCGCCCTGGGGCTGGCGCTGTTCTGGCTGCCCTACCAGCTGCCCCGCGTCGCGAGCCGCAAGGCGGAGCTGGACGTGCAGGCCACGGTGAAGTTCCTCACCGCCTTCGTGGTGGCCCTGGTGTGGTGGGGCGCGCTGACGGTGGCGGCGGGGTGGTGGGCCGGAGTGCCCTGGGGTGTGGCCACCTTCCTCTTGGTGCCGCCGCTGGCCCTCTTCACGCTCTACTTCGCCGAGCGCTGGGAGACGCTCCGGCGCGACATCGGCGTGTTCTTCACGCTGGGCAACCGCACGCGCCTCAAGGCCCTGCTGCTGGCCGACGGCGAGCGGCTGGCCTCGGAGGTAGAGCACCTGGCCGACGAGTACCGGCCAAAGCTCGACGGCTCCACGCCGCCCGGGCCCGCTACCGTGGCTCCCTGA
- a CDS encoding spinster family MFS transporter translates to MNASPAAASPAVPSTPASNAGFALFILTLINLVNYLDRYIVAVALPDIQKEFGINDTQSGLLGTMFMVVFMLASPLGGYLGDRYPRKLLVAGGVLLWSLATGASGLATSFIALLVARSVIGIGEAGYGAVAPSIISDLYPREMRTRILAFFYTAIPVGVAAGYGLGGWLTEQYSWHVAFYVGGVPGLVLGVMAFFMPEPQRGAMDGPEAQTKMPFMVGLKGLGRNPAFWAVTAGYTLMTFSIGGLGFWMPTYLVRERGMAQGDTGTTFGAITLVAGLVGTLVGGWLGDRLDRKREGGGLWMSGVGLLLAAPAMYLAVNIQDTALTFAVIAVAQFLIFLNSGPINAAIVNCVPPAFRAFAMGLNVLFIHMLGDAISPTLIGTIADASSLHTAIEVNALPVLLGGLALLAGAKLFREAVPRAR, encoded by the coding sequence ATGAACGCCTCTCCCGCCGCGGCCTCGCCGGCAGTGCCCTCGACGCCCGCGTCGAACGCCGGCTTCGCGCTGTTCATCCTGACGCTCATCAACCTGGTCAACTACCTCGACCGGTACATCGTCGCGGTGGCGCTGCCGGACATCCAGAAGGAGTTCGGCATCAACGACACGCAGTCCGGCCTGCTGGGCACCATGTTCATGGTGGTGTTCATGCTGGCCTCGCCGCTGGGCGGCTACCTGGGGGACCGTTATCCCCGGAAGCTGCTGGTGGCGGGCGGCGTGCTGCTGTGGAGCCTGGCCACGGGCGCGAGCGGCCTGGCCACCTCGTTCATCGCGCTGCTGGTGGCTCGCTCGGTGATTGGGATTGGCGAGGCGGGCTATGGCGCGGTGGCGCCGAGCATCATCTCGGACCTGTACCCGCGCGAGATGCGCACGCGAATCCTCGCCTTCTTCTACACGGCGATTCCCGTGGGCGTGGCCGCGGGGTACGGGCTGGGTGGGTGGCTGACGGAGCAATACTCGTGGCACGTGGCCTTCTACGTGGGCGGCGTGCCGGGACTCGTGCTGGGCGTCATGGCCTTCTTCATGCCCGAGCCCCAGCGCGGGGCCATGGACGGGCCCGAAGCGCAGACGAAGATGCCCTTCATGGTGGGGCTGAAGGGGCTGGGGCGGAACCCGGCCTTCTGGGCCGTGACGGCGGGCTACACGCTGATGACGTTCTCCATCGGCGGGCTGGGCTTCTGGATGCCCACGTACCTGGTGCGCGAGCGGGGCATGGCGCAGGGCGACACCGGCACCACCTTCGGCGCGATTACGCTGGTGGCGGGACTGGTGGGCACGCTGGTGGGCGGGTGGCTGGGAGACAGGCTGGACCGCAAGCGCGAGGGTGGTGGCCTGTGGATGTCGGGCGTGGGGCTGCTGCTGGCGGCGCCGGCCATGTACCTCGCGGTGAACATCCAGGACACCGCGCTGACGTTCGCGGTGATTGCCGTGGCGCAGTTCCTCATCTTCCTCAACAGCGGCCCCATCAACGCGGCCATCGTCAACTGCGTGCCGCCCGCGTTCCGTGCCTTCGCCATGGGGCTGAACGTGCTCTTCATCCACATGCTGGGTGATGCGATTTCGCCCACGCTCATCGGCACCATCGCGGACGCGTCGAGCCTGCACACCGCGATTGAAGTGAACGCCCTGCCCGTGCTGCTGGGCGGCCTGGCCTTGCTGGCGGGCGCGAAGCTGTTCCGCGAGGCCGTGCCGCGAGCACGGTGA